In the Nocardia asteroides genome, GCTGGCGCAGCTCAAGGCGGCCCGCCCGGCGGCGGGGTACCTGGTCGAGTGGGACATCCCGGCCGAGATCGACATGGACACCTACCTCGCGCGCAAGAAGGCGAACGCGCCCAAGTACGCGAACGTCCCCGAGGTCGACTTCCTGCGCACCTACGTCCGCGAGGACACGGCCAAGTGCCTCTGCTTCTACGACGCCCCCGACGAGGCCGCGGTCCGGCGCGCCCGCGATGCCGTGAGCACCCCGATCGACCGCCTGCACGCGCTCACGGAACCCAGGACATGACCGCCGTGCTCGACGCCCGCGCCGAGGCGGTGGCCTTCGTCCGCGAGCGGGCCGCCGCGCTCGACCGGGGCGCGACCGACGTCCGCACCGACCTGGCCGAGCTGGGCCGGCTGGGGCTGCTCGGCATCGGGCTCGGCGAGCCGGGGATCGAGCCGATCATCGGCGTGGTCGAGGCAATCGCCGGGGAGAGCCTCGCGGTCGGCTTCTCGCTCTGGGCGCAGCGGATGAGCATCGAGTACATCTCCCGCGCACCGGAACCCGTGCGCGAAGCACATCTCGACGGCCTCACCTCCGGCCACACGGTCGGCGTCACCGCCATGGCGGCGGCGCTCAAGCACCTGGCCGGGCTCGGCCCGCTCCCGCTGGCCGCCGACGGCGACCGGATCTCCGGGCCGATCGCCTGGGCCTCCAACGTCTTCCCGGACGCGCTGATCGTCTTCCCCTTCCGCGACGAGTCCGGGCGCGGGCACGTCGGCTGCACCCGCACCGGTGCGACCGGCGTCGAGGTGGCGCCCGCACCCGAGCTGCTCGCGCTCGGCGCGACCGCCTCGACCTCGCTGCGCTTCACCGACGTCGCGGTCGAGCAGCGGATCACCGCCGACCTGAAGGGGTTCTGCGGCGCCATTCGCCCGACCTTCCTGCTGCTGCAATCCGCCTTCTGCACCGGTATCGCGCGCACCGCGCTCGCCGAGGCGGCTGGGCGGCTGGACGGGCTCGGCGAGGAGTTCCGCACCGAGCTCGAATCGCTCGCCGCGCGCGCCGACGACCTGCGCCACCAGCTGCACCGGCACGCCGCCGACCCCGGCGCGGCCGGACCGGCCGAGCTGCTCGAGGTCCGGCTCGGCGCCGCCCGGCTCGCGGTCGAGGCCACCCGGCTGGAGTTCGCCCTGCGCGGCGGGGCGGGCTATGCCACCGCCAGCGCCACCAATCGTCGGTTCCGGGAGGCCGCCTTCCTGCCGATCCAGTCACCCTCGGAAGGGCAATTGCGGTGGGAACTCTCGCAGTACGAATAGCGGACGGCCACAAGAACTACGCCGGCACCCCGGTCCTGCGCGGCCTCGATCTGGCGGTGCCCGCCGGGGAGACGCTGGCCGTGCTCGGCGTCAGCGGCAGCGGGAAGTCCACGCTGCTCCGGGTGCTGGCCGGGCTGGACCGGCTCGACGCGGGCAGCATCGACTGGGACGGCGCCGGCACCCCGCCCGCCACCGGCACCGTGTTCCAGCAGCCGCTGCTCATGCCGTGGCTGACGGTGCGCGACAACATCCTCTTCGGCGGCCGCTTCACCCGGCACCGCGACGGCTTCGACGCCGGCCACGCGCTCGGCCTGCTCGCCCGCTTCGGCCTCGGCGACCTGGCCGGACGCCGCCCCGACCAGCTCTCCGGCGGGCAGGCGCAGCGGATCGCGGTGATCAGGGCCGCCGCCGTCCGCCCCCGGCTGCTGCTGCTCGACGAGCCGTTCAGCGCGCTCGATCCGGCGGTGCGCGCGGACCTGCAGGACTGGCTGCGCGAACTCGTCGCCGAGCTGTCCTGCACCACCGTGCTCGTCACCCACGACGTGGACGAGGCGCTGCGGCTCGCGGATCGGATCGTGCTCATCGGCCCGGGGGCCGCCGTGCGCGAGGACGTCCGGCTGACCGGCGCCGACCCGGTGGCGGTGCGCGAGCGCATCGTGGCCGGCTACCGCGAGACGGTGGTGCCCGCGTGAGCCTCTCCCGCCGGGCCCTGCTGTGCGGGTGCGCCGGACTGGTCGCCGCCGGTGGCATCGCCGGGGTCGCCGATCT is a window encoding:
- a CDS encoding ABC transporter ATP-binding protein, which codes for MGTLAVRIADGHKNYAGTPVLRGLDLAVPAGETLAVLGVSGSGKSTLLRVLAGLDRLDAGSIDWDGAGTPPATGTVFQQPLLMPWLTVRDNILFGGRFTRHRDGFDAGHALGLLARFGLGDLAGRRPDQLSGGQAQRIAVIRAAAVRPRLLLLDEPFSALDPAVRADLQDWLRELVAELSCTTVLVTHDVDEALRLADRIVLIGPGAAVREDVRLTGADPVAVRERIVAGYRETVVPA
- a CDS encoding DUF4242 domain-containing protein is translated as MSLYLYELAPAIDPAKAVDELAARIGEAGGELIEAQVTGAGRIFAIAEFESCRAPGLEPDGALGAVDGPHEVRLVGAELAQLKAARPAAGYLVEWDIPAEIDMDTYLARKKANAPKYANVPEVDFLRTYVREDTAKCLCFYDAPDEAAVRRARDAVSTPIDRLHALTEPRT
- a CDS encoding acyl-CoA dehydrogenase family protein, with the translated sequence MTAVLDARAEAVAFVRERAAALDRGATDVRTDLAELGRLGLLGIGLGEPGIEPIIGVVEAIAGESLAVGFSLWAQRMSIEYISRAPEPVREAHLDGLTSGHTVGVTAMAAALKHLAGLGPLPLAADGDRISGPIAWASNVFPDALIVFPFRDESGRGHVGCTRTGATGVEVAPAPELLALGATASTSLRFTDVAVEQRITADLKGFCGAIRPTFLLLQSAFCTGIARTALAEAAGRLDGLGEEFRTELESLAARADDLRHQLHRHAADPGAAGPAELLEVRLGAARLAVEATRLEFALRGGAGYATASATNRRFREAAFLPIQSPSEGQLRWELSQYE